The proteins below come from a single Caenibius sp. WL genomic window:
- a CDS encoding Calx-beta domain-containing protein produces the protein MKRTRRASLAFFLASTVLAGPAYAGTVTYTYDALGRLVRSVSNGTSTADSTYTLDPAGNRTNVTVTGSPIPSFSIDSVSVTEGGTATLTVTKSGAASGTLSVNYASADGTATAGSDYTASGTQTLTFLATENSKTIAIPTIDDAVIESAESFTVTLSGNSAGSVIAQATGTVTINDNDATSFAISDAPAVTEGGNLVYTVTKTGGVAASVTYASADGTAAAGSDYTATGTQTLTFLASDTTKTITVATIDDSAIESAETVLVNLSGATNGATISRAQGSGTINDNDAPPVSFAIADASVTEGGNVVFTVTRSGDTSGAVTVAYASSDGTATAGSDYTATSGTLSFAANETSKTITVATTADTTIESDETFTMTLSNPSTGSITTATATGTIINDDVAPANLAIDSVSATEGGSLVFTVTRSGNTATAVSVNYASASGTATSGTDFTAVSGTLNFAANETTKTITVATTDDTSVEGTETFTVTLSGASANAAITTASGTGTINDNDVASVNFSIANADSVEEGGYAGFKVTKTGSASGSTTVNYTTVSGTAISGSDFTPTSGTLTFTKTQTSKYISVLTIDDNTLESTENFTVVLSDPSTGTGITNSTATGTITDNDSIARFAINSVSAAEGSPIVFTVTRSGKMTNAVSVNYATSAGTATSGIDFTAASGALNFAANETSKTISVSTVDDMLHEEDEILQMTLSGASSGSTIIASTGIGTIVDNEPAWTSTLTAATWTTTSAGSTASFSGYESSVYKKGSLSNKNWNGYQVKGLYTMSNNGVSYNLTLEITTPSNSGWTYIDVPGLGRFNRDGAVQSFCVSQGCSWHWNEVGFSYISNHLSSGTVTIK, from the coding sequence GTGAAGCGTACGAGGCGGGCATCGCTGGCATTCTTTCTGGCCTCGACTGTGTTGGCAGGACCTGCCTATGCGGGCACGGTCACCTACACTTACGACGCGCTTGGGCGCTTGGTTCGATCGGTGAGCAACGGCACCAGCACTGCCGATAGCACCTATACCCTCGATCCCGCGGGCAACCGGACCAATGTCACCGTCACCGGCTCGCCGATCCCGTCCTTTTCGATCGACAGCGTTAGCGTTACCGAGGGCGGCACAGCGACTCTGACCGTCACCAAGAGCGGTGCTGCGAGCGGCACGCTCAGCGTCAATTACGCCAGCGCCGATGGCACTGCGACCGCAGGCTCGGATTATACCGCAAGCGGTACCCAGACGCTGACTTTCCTCGCCACGGAAAACAGCAAGACGATCGCCATCCCCACTATCGACGATGCGGTGATCGAAAGCGCCGAGAGCTTCACCGTGACCCTGTCCGGTAATAGCGCAGGATCAGTCATCGCTCAGGCCACCGGCACGGTCACGATCAACGACAACGATGCGACCAGCTTCGCCATTTCCGATGCGCCTGCGGTGACCGAAGGGGGCAACCTTGTCTACACCGTCACCAAGACGGGCGGCGTTGCGGCGAGTGTGACTTATGCCAGTGCCGATGGCACGGCGGCCGCAGGGTCCGATTACACCGCGACCGGTACGCAGACGCTGACCTTCCTGGCTTCGGATACCACCAAGACGATAACGGTTGCGACCATCGATGATAGCGCGATCGAATCCGCGGAGACGGTTCTCGTCAATCTCAGCGGTGCAACCAATGGCGCGACGATTTCCCGGGCGCAGGGTTCGGGCACGATCAACGATAACGATGCGCCTCCGGTTAGCTTTGCTATTGCCGATGCCAGCGTGACCGAGGGTGGAAATGTCGTCTTCACGGTGACGCGTTCCGGGGACACGAGCGGAGCTGTAACGGTTGCTTATGCCTCTTCCGATGGCACGGCGACAGCCGGAAGCGATTATACCGCTACCTCTGGCACGCTAAGCTTTGCAGCGAACGAGACGAGCAAGACGATCACGGTTGCCACAACTGCTGATACCACCATTGAAAGCGATGAAACGTTTACGATGACCCTGTCGAACCCATCGACAGGAAGCATCACGACAGCGACCGCCACAGGGACGATCATCAACGATGATGTGGCGCCGGCCAACCTGGCCATCGACAGCGTCAGTGCAACGGAAGGCGGCAGCCTTGTCTTTACCGTCACCCGCTCTGGCAACACGGCAACCGCTGTCTCGGTAAACTATGCCTCTGCCAGCGGCACGGCGACTTCTGGCACCGACTTTACGGCAGTCTCGGGCACACTGAACTTTGCGGCCAACGAGACAACCAAGACGATCACGGTTGCCACAACCGATGACACCAGCGTTGAAGGGACTGAGACGTTTACCGTGACCCTCTCGGGTGCATCGGCGAATGCGGCAATCACTACCGCTTCCGGCACGGGCACCATCAACGATAACGATGTGGCGAGCGTCAACTTCTCGATCGCCAATGCGGACAGTGTCGAGGAGGGTGGCTATGCGGGATTCAAGGTGACAAAGACGGGCTCTGCATCAGGATCGACTACCGTCAACTACACTACGGTCAGTGGCACGGCGATCTCTGGTTCAGATTTCACCCCAACTTCTGGCACGCTTACCTTTACAAAAACTCAAACTAGCAAATATATTTCGGTTCTCACGATAGATGATAACACTCTGGAGAGTACGGAGAACTTCACAGTTGTCCTGTCCGATCCCTCGACAGGAACGGGCATCACCAACTCGACTGCCACGGGCACCATTACGGATAACGATTCCATTGCCAGATTTGCAATCAACAGCGTCAGTGCAGCGGAGGGGAGTCCCATTGTTTTCACGGTCACGCGCTCTGGCAAAATGACGAATGCAGTCAGTGTGAACTACGCAACTTCTGCGGGGACCGCAACATCAGGCATCGATTTTACGGCAGCTTCAGGGGCGCTCAACTTCGCCGCCAACGAGACCAGTAAGACAATCAGTGTCTCGACGGTGGATGATATGCTTCACGAAGAAGATGAAATACTTCAGATGACTCTTTCTGGCGCATCTTCTGGATCTACTATTATCGCTTCAACTGGTATCGGAACCATTGTCGATAATGAGCCTGCTTGGACGTCGACGCTCACTGCCGCAACATGGACGACAACGAGCGCTGGCTCAACTGCTTCTTTCAGTGGCTATGAAAGCTCAGTTTACAAAAAGGGAAGTCTTTCCAATAAGAATTGGAATGGATATCAGGTAAAGGGCCTTTACACCATGTCTAATAATGGTGTCTCTTATAATTTAACATTAGAGATTACAACGCCTTCTAATTCTGGGTGGACATATATTGATGTTCCTGGGCTTGGGAGGTTTAATAGGGATGGTGCTGTTCAGTCATTTTGTGTTTCACAAGGGTGTTCTTGGCATTGGAATGAGGTTGGTTTTAGTTATATCTCTAATCACCTATCAAGCGGAACTGTAACAATTAAATAA
- a CDS encoding RHS repeat-associated core domain-containing protein, with product MWARKYLAALLLLLPAVAAAQEGPVEEAPTEEQLSQDAPGNINAPAIPFTPAERALHDAAVQAETEAGEGAGTPGPMAMRSAGGSSAQGPLSIVELARSLKNDPDLIYEYVRDNIETYPIWGAQKGAFGALIDNAGTAWDQADLMVKLLIQANNTTAKYVEGRVDLTPAQITSFYGIPTTNACAVANYFIRGGNNAEVTTTAGTFDTTNISNCTGTLQKVTIDHVWVKVNIGGTDYVFDPAHKPHEVKAGIDLAAATGYNATAFLANATSNATVTADYVKDINRANIRADLTTYANNLISHIRTNAPAADLDDVIGGKVITQAYGGAPLRQTAISYKTTGSAEKIYTDSSKLPNERRTQLSIMIPNQYGGGAAALFWTDQIYGRRLAINPISTENMFVILDGAVTHNLGSTNTTSANVRMTITHNAFAVNKTQTFTQSANIGGLFIVSNGWGPTSRGLVQKFYKDLEDARASGAADNSEAVLGSSLAVLSANWLAKADMATYLADRLAGTDTLIFQRVGLAGYNGSPYVDLPMNWTSTTAHDGDTNKEAAVFNASAMHLSIFESNAVQETAGVSAVSTVKLIDMAVAAGQKIFDATSSNYSSAVAPNLLACNTYKAGFQSEITAGYRLILPQRCDLTEGSWTGEGHFRIKTGQLGSIISGGLHGGFASAPQTPTAMINLTYNLAELDTKAAVNIFGPGTYVVNDPIDFFKGNYLYSHDDMNVGVGDFPYALKFQSLYNSGAARIDGPLGKGWTHNLAMSVETGVDGFQGMGEDSPIDAATTITELMVSLDLLSDASRPLTKMVTATLAQRWFADQLLDNTVVVKQGVTKDLFVKLPDGSYNAPQASSAKLVKNSNGTFSLTSSDKSQLDFDASGNASNWSSANGARVNFIYTGGKLTSVTNSLGRTLTLGYTGTRISSVSDGTRSIGYGYDGSGNLTSATDATSKVRTFQYNQSGQPGRMTKFFLPANPTSPGAINTYDSLGRVKTQTSSTGKVWNYYFAGSRSEEVAPDNATLIHYFNATGDTLATIDNLLVSDPLSSGRKVVNKLDGRTRIIETILPEGNKVKLTYDDASCSSVDKRCTHNVLEQRLVAKPGGGADIVTSFTYEPTFNKVLSATDARGNVTDYAYDPVTGDLTSVTAPAATSGGTRPQTTVGYTSFAGIGGLPSFTLPTSVTQKIDATNSVTTTGAYNAANKYVPQSGTVDPTGLNLTSSFTYDAVGNLIQVDGPRTDVVDVMQATYDSERRPTQVTDAAGKLTRVFYDANGNLTRTAKQAPGGMWLADCKVYNLADKISQARGPTLVASDTICPGTTTDIAISDYVYDDQDRLMRVTQNQPAAQGGNRVTETTYYPNDQVKQVKRAVGTALAQNYATYTYTANGKPMTLTDAKGQVTTYVYDAFDRLQALRHPAKTGTGTSAACNITAYAAGDDCEVYTYDNNGNLTSKRTRAGQVIAFTYDDLNRKTQKVRPDAANSVTYAYDLLGRVTSLYQDSAAVQRHPLAYTYDKAGRVTQLVEDGWSSEYEYDQAGNRTLFRYPHQGLLGSPTNDGFYLTYDYDLLGRVTRVRENGTAAGLGVLASYTYDELSRPTVIALGNGTSRTVTYKPNSSLGTLALDLDGAGTANDNLYTLAYNQIPQIASVTTTKAAFDWNGYNDVNRGYVANGLNQYTQSGTKTLGYDDNGNLISDQIWAFGYSAENELTSATAASMGTALTYRYDGLGRMDRRQLNSGTATNYLYDGQSLIAEHAAGANPQGKRYVHGAGVDNPIVEYTRQGDGTYTRLWYAADFKGSIVATTNDAGTTTAIYAYGDYGEINSLSGPAFRYTGQRLDADSGLYYYKARWYSPNLGRFLQTDPVGTEDQINLYAYVANDPVNLSDPTGRTTTHDGVWIPQAIVVTAKPTGRVPLQELPVLPGAPANEGGWYANFGLGLGGGFNLHFDKNGVTGSVGAGVFGRANVGYAFTERALDEARVEDKYFAEVKLSEMVGVGFEASEDLGTKSISVGPVGVVHDSKSGFDVNSSFSTIKNGPKANVDGLLSPDKAISFGIDGGFGWLHTGRTLSGR from the coding sequence ATGTGGGCGCGGAAATATCTGGCGGCCCTATTGCTGTTGTTGCCTGCGGTTGCGGCGGCGCAGGAGGGCCCTGTTGAGGAGGCTCCCACCGAGGAACAGCTCAGTCAGGACGCGCCTGGAAACATAAATGCGCCGGCTATCCCTTTCACTCCGGCCGAACGGGCGCTGCATGACGCGGCAGTGCAGGCCGAGACTGAGGCAGGTGAGGGCGCTGGCACTCCCGGGCCGATGGCGATGCGGAGCGCCGGGGGCTCGAGCGCCCAGGGGCCGCTTTCGATCGTGGAACTGGCCCGCTCGCTCAAAAATGATCCTGACCTGATCTATGAATATGTGCGCGACAATATCGAGACCTATCCCATCTGGGGCGCACAGAAGGGTGCCTTCGGCGCGCTGATCGACAATGCCGGGACGGCCTGGGACCAGGCTGACCTGATGGTGAAGCTGCTGATTCAGGCGAACAACACTACGGCTAAGTATGTGGAAGGCCGGGTGGATCTGACACCGGCGCAGATTACAAGCTTTTACGGTATCCCAACAACCAACGCCTGCGCGGTAGCAAACTACTTCATTCGAGGTGGCAACAATGCCGAGGTCACGACGACTGCCGGGACGTTCGATACGACGAATATAAGCAATTGCACCGGGACCCTGCAAAAGGTGACGATCGATCACGTTTGGGTGAAGGTGAATATTGGCGGCACTGATTATGTCTTCGATCCGGCGCATAAACCGCATGAGGTGAAAGCGGGCATCGATCTTGCCGCTGCCACGGGTTATAATGCCACGGCGTTCCTCGCCAATGCGACATCTAATGCGACGGTAACCGCCGACTACGTGAAGGATATCAATCGGGCGAATATTCGCGCGGATCTTACCACGTACGCCAACAACCTCATTAGCCACATTCGGACCAACGCTCCGGCAGCCGATCTCGATGATGTGATCGGGGGTAAGGTTATTACGCAGGCATATGGCGGGGCTCCGCTGCGACAAACAGCGATTTCCTACAAAACTACTGGCTCCGCTGAAAAGATTTATACTGATAGTAGTAAGCTTCCGAACGAGCGCCGGACGCAGCTCAGTATTATGATTCCTAATCAGTACGGAGGAGGTGCCGCGGCTCTATTTTGGACGGATCAAATTTACGGCCGCCGCCTTGCAATCAATCCTATATCTACTGAGAATATGTTTGTTATTCTTGATGGCGCGGTGACCCATAATTTGGGATCTACCAACACTACATCTGCCAATGTTAGAATGACAATTACGCATAATGCGTTCGCGGTAAACAAGACGCAGACATTTACGCAATCAGCAAATATTGGTGGCCTGTTCATTGTTTCTAATGGATGGGGCCCAACAAGCCGTGGGCTGGTTCAGAAATTCTACAAAGATCTGGAAGATGCGAGAGCCTCTGGAGCCGCAGACAATTCGGAAGCGGTTCTCGGATCGAGTCTGGCTGTGCTCAGCGCCAACTGGCTCGCCAAGGCCGATATGGCTACCTATTTGGCCGATAGACTGGCCGGCACAGACACGCTTATATTTCAGAGGGTGGGTCTCGCCGGTTACAATGGTTCGCCGTACGTCGATTTGCCGATGAATTGGACAAGCACGACGGCGCATGACGGCGATACCAATAAAGAAGCGGCGGTTTTCAATGCCAGCGCGATGCACCTTAGCATCTTTGAATCGAATGCGGTGCAGGAAACAGCGGGTGTCAGCGCGGTCTCGACCGTCAAGCTGATCGATATGGCAGTGGCTGCTGGTCAGAAGATATTTGACGCGACCTCGAGCAATTACAGCAGCGCAGTGGCTCCCAATCTGCTCGCCTGCAATACGTATAAAGCGGGCTTCCAGAGCGAGATAACCGCTGGATATCGTCTTATTCTCCCGCAACGCTGCGATCTCACGGAAGGTAGCTGGACCGGAGAGGGGCATTTCCGGATCAAAACCGGTCAGCTTGGATCCATTATCAGTGGTGGGTTGCACGGAGGCTTCGCTAGCGCGCCACAGACTCCGACTGCAATGATCAATTTGACCTATAATCTCGCCGAACTTGATACCAAGGCTGCCGTTAATATCTTCGGCCCCGGCACGTACGTCGTCAATGATCCGATCGACTTTTTCAAAGGTAATTATCTTTACTCACACGATGATATGAATGTTGGAGTCGGCGACTTTCCTTATGCTTTGAAGTTTCAGTCGCTCTACAATTCCGGTGCTGCGCGGATCGATGGGCCTCTGGGCAAGGGCTGGACACATAACCTGGCGATGTCTGTCGAGACCGGCGTAGATGGCTTCCAGGGCATGGGTGAGGATTCGCCGATCGATGCGGCAACCACGATCACTGAGCTGATGGTTTCGCTCGACCTTCTGTCGGACGCATCCAGACCGCTGACCAAGATGGTGACGGCAACGCTCGCACAGCGCTGGTTTGCCGATCAGTTGCTCGACAACACGGTCGTGGTCAAACAGGGGGTAACGAAGGATCTTTTCGTCAAGCTGCCAGACGGCAGCTACAACGCGCCGCAGGCATCTTCCGCCAAGCTGGTCAAGAATAGCAATGGGACTTTCAGCCTTACCAGCTCCGACAAGAGCCAACTCGACTTCGATGCGTCCGGCAACGCTAGCAACTGGAGCAGTGCCAATGGCGCGCGCGTCAACTTCATCTACACCGGGGGCAAGCTCACCAGCGTTACCAACAGTCTCGGCCGCACGCTCACGCTCGGCTATACCGGTACGCGTATCTCCAGCGTGTCCGATGGCACCCGCAGCATCGGCTATGGTTATGACGGATCGGGCAACCTCACCAGCGCCACCGATGCGACGTCGAAGGTGAGAACGTTCCAATACAACCAGTCCGGCCAGCCTGGGCGGATGACCAAATTTTTCCTGCCGGCCAATCCTACCAGCCCGGGCGCGATCAACACATACGACAGCCTTGGGCGCGTGAAGACGCAGACCAGCTCGACCGGCAAGGTGTGGAACTATTATTTCGCGGGAAGCCGGTCGGAGGAAGTCGCGCCGGACAATGCGACGTTGATCCACTATTTCAATGCGACCGGCGATACGCTCGCCACAATCGACAACCTGCTGGTCAGCGATCCGCTATCCAGCGGGCGCAAGGTGGTCAACAAACTGGATGGCCGCACCCGCATCATTGAGACCATCTTGCCAGAAGGCAACAAGGTCAAACTCACCTATGACGATGCCTCGTGCAGTTCGGTGGATAAAAGGTGCACGCACAATGTGCTGGAGCAGCGTCTGGTCGCCAAACCGGGCGGAGGCGCCGATATTGTCACCAGCTTCACCTACGAGCCCACTTTCAACAAGGTGCTGAGCGCAACCGATGCGCGCGGCAATGTGACCGATTATGCCTATGATCCGGTCACCGGCGATCTGACCTCGGTCACTGCACCGGCGGCTACGTCCGGCGGTACACGCCCGCAGACGACTGTCGGCTACACCAGCTTTGCCGGTATCGGGGGCCTTCCGTCCTTCACTCTGCCGACGTCGGTCACCCAGAAAATCGATGCGACAAATAGCGTTACGACGACAGGGGCCTACAATGCGGCCAACAAGTACGTCCCGCAGTCGGGCACGGTGGATCCCACGGGTCTCAACCTGACCTCGTCCTTCACGTATGATGCGGTGGGCAATCTGATCCAGGTCGATGGCCCGCGCACCGATGTCGTCGACGTGATGCAAGCGACTTATGATAGCGAGCGCCGTCCGACCCAGGTCACCGATGCGGCGGGCAAACTGACCCGCGTGTTCTACGATGCCAACGGTAACCTCACGCGCACAGCGAAGCAGGCGCCGGGCGGTATGTGGCTCGCAGACTGCAAGGTCTATAATCTGGCTGACAAGATCAGCCAGGCGCGCGGCCCGACGCTGGTCGCCAGTGACACGATCTGTCCCGGTACGACCACCGACATTGCCATCAGCGACTATGTCTATGACGACCAGGACCGGCTGATGCGCGTGACGCAGAACCAGCCAGCGGCACAGGGTGGCAACCGGGTAACCGAGACGACGTATTATCCTAATGACCAGGTGAAGCAGGTGAAGCGCGCCGTTGGTACTGCCCTTGCGCAGAACTATGCGACCTATACCTATACCGCGAACGGTAAGCCGATGACGCTGACCGATGCCAAAGGGCAGGTCACCACCTATGTCTACGACGCGTTCGACCGGCTTCAGGCGCTGCGCCATCCGGCGAAGACCGGCACCGGCACCTCTGCGGCATGCAATATCACGGCCTACGCCGCAGGGGACGACTGCGAAGTCTATACCTACGATAATAACGGCAATCTGACGTCGAAGCGCACGCGTGCGGGACAGGTCATCGCCTTTACCTATGACGATCTCAACCGGAAGACGCAGAAGGTGCGGCCTGACGCTGCCAACAGTGTCACCTATGCCTACGATCTGCTCGGCCGTGTCACCTCGCTCTATCAGGACAGCGCAGCGGTGCAGCGCCATCCGCTTGCCTACACTTACGACAAGGCGGGCCGGGTCACCCAGTTGGTCGAAGATGGCTGGTCGAGTGAGTATGAATATGACCAGGCGGGCAACCGTACCCTGTTCCGGTATCCGCACCAGGGTCTGCTCGGCAGCCCGACAAACGATGGCTTCTATCTTACCTATGACTATGACCTGCTTGGCCGGGTCACCAGGGTCCGTGAGAATGGCACCGCCGCGGGGCTCGGCGTTCTCGCTTCCTATACCTATGACGAGCTGTCGCGGCCGACTGTCATTGCGCTGGGCAACGGCACCAGCCGGACGGTGACCTACAAACCGAATTCGAGCCTCGGCACGCTGGCGCTGGATCTCGATGGTGCAGGCACCGCCAACGACAATCTCTATACGCTTGCCTACAATCAGATCCCGCAGATAGCGTCAGTGACGACAACAAAGGCGGCGTTCGACTGGAACGGCTATAACGATGTCAATCGCGGCTACGTCGCGAACGGCCTCAACCAGTATACCCAGTCGGGCACCAAGACGCTCGGCTATGACGACAACGGCAATCTGATCAGCGATCAGATCTGGGCGTTCGGCTACAGCGCGGAGAATGAGCTTACCAGTGCTACCGCCGCTTCAATGGGTACGGCGCTGACCTATCGCTACGACGGCCTCGGTCGGATGGACCGGCGCCAACTCAACAGCGGGACAGCGACTAACTATCTCTATGATGGGCAGAGCCTGATTGCCGAGCATGCCGCAGGGGCCAATCCGCAGGGCAAGCGCTATGTCCATGGTGCCGGGGTCGACAATCCGATAGTCGAATATACGCGTCAGGGCGACGGGACCTACACGCGCCTGTGGTATGCGGCCGACTTCAAAGGCTCAATCGTTGCCACCACCAACGATGCGGGGACGACGACTGCCATCTACGCCTATGGCGATTATGGCGAGATCAACAGCCTCAGCGGCCCCGCGTTTCGCTACACCGGGCAGCGGCTTGATGCTGATAGTGGCCTCTACTATTACAAGGCGCGCTGGTACTCGCCCAACCTCGGCAGGTTCCTCCAGACCGATCCCGTGGGGACCGAAGACCAGATCAACCTCTATGCCTATGTCGCAAACGATCCGGTCAACCTTAGCGATCCCACAGGAAGGACAACGACGCATGATGGGGTGTGGATACCGCAAGCGATAGTCGTAACCGCAAAACCAACCGGCCGGGTGCCTCTCCAGGAGTTGCCAGTTCTCCCGGGCGCGCCAGCTAATGAAGGTGGATGGTATGCCAACTTTGGCTTAGGTCTAGGAGGTGGATTTAACCTACACTTCGACAAGAACGGTGTCACTGGCAGTGTGGGTGCGGGCGTGTTTGGCCGGGCAAATGTGGGTTATGCATTCACCGAGCGAGCCTTGGATGAGGCGCGTGTCGAGGATAAGTATTTCGCTGAAGTGAAACTCAGTGAAATGGTTGGTGTGGGGTTTGAAGCTTCTGAGGACCTCGGTACGAAATCCATTTCTGTCGGGCCAGTGGGGGTTGTGCACGACAGTAAATCCGGTTTTGACGTGAATTCATCATTTAGCACGATTAAGAACGGGCCAAAGGCTAACGTTGATGGCCTTCTGTCACCTGATAAGGCGATTTCGTTTGGTATTGATGGTGGGTTTGGTTGGTTGCATACTGGCCGAACATTGTCAGGTCGCTAA
- a CDS encoding Calx-beta domain-containing protein — MKRTRRASLAFFLASTVLAGPAYAGTVTYTYDALGRLVRSVSNGTSTADSTYTLDPAGNRTNVTVTGSPIPSFSIDSVSVTEGGTATLTVTKSGAASGTLSVNYASADGTATAGSDYTATGTQTLTFLAAENSKTITIPTIDDAVIESAESFTVTLSGNSAGSVIAQATGTVTINDNDATSFAISDAPAVTEGGNLVYTVTKTGGVAANVTYASADGTATAGADYTATGTQTLTFLAADTTKTITVPTIDDSAIESAETVLVNLSGATNGATISRAQGSGTINDNDAPPVSFAIADASVTEGGNVVFTVTRSGDTSGAVTVAYASSDGTATAGSDYTAVSGTLSFAANETSKTITVATTADTTIESDETFTMTLSNPSTGSITTATATGTIINDDVAPANLAIDSVSATEGGSLVFTVTRSGNTATAVSVNYASASGTATSGADFTAVSGTLNFAANETTKIITVATTDDTSVEGTEMFTVTLSGASANATITTASGTGTINDNDVASVNFSIANAASVEEGNSATFTVTKTGSASGTTTVQYTTASGTATSGSDFTPTSGTLSFSRYQTSKTITVPTIDDAAQESTENFTVVLSNPSTGTGITNSTATGTITDNDSEPRLKINSASATEGSPIVFTVTRSGLTTTAVSVNYATSSGTAASGTDFTAASGTLNFAANETSKTISVSTVNDSLTESNETFNVTLSGATGGAIISTATGTGTIIDNDQAWTANLTVGSTSCSSQFCSISRGYSQTSAIGSLSNTTFGAYTITAISQTVSSGSPTGPYLTTLQMTGSTSPPNSGWSTITIPGIGTLNRSGASYSGGSGTGASWMWYSVPGAIASGAVIIQ, encoded by the coding sequence GTGAAGCGTACGAGGCGGGCATCGCTGGCATTCTTTCTGGCCTCGACTGTGTTGGCAGGACCTGCCTATGCGGGCACGGTCACCTACACTTACGACGCGCTTGGGCGCTTGGTTCGATCGGTGAGCAACGGCACCAGCACTGCCGATAGCACCTATACCCTCGATCCCGCGGGCAACCGGACCAATGTCACCGTCACCGGCTCGCCGATCCCGTCCTTTTCGATCGACAGCGTTAGCGTTACCGAGGGCGGCACAGCGACTCTGACCGTCACCAAGAGCGGTGCTGCGAGCGGCACGCTCAGCGTCAATTACGCCAGCGCCGATGGCACCGCGACCGCAGGCTCGGATTATACCGCGACCGGTACCCAGACGCTGACTTTCCTCGCCGCTGAAAACAGCAAGACGATCACCATCCCCACTATCGACGATGCGGTGATCGAAAGCGCCGAGAGCTTCACCGTGACCCTGTCCGGTAATAGCGCAGGATCAGTCATCGCTCAGGCCACCGGCACGGTCACGATCAACGACAACGATGCGACCAGCTTCGCCATTTCCGATGCGCCTGCGGTGACCGAAGGGGGCAACCTCGTCTACACCGTCACCAAGACGGGCGGCGTCGCGGCGAACGTGACTTATGCCAGTGCCGATGGCACAGCGACCGCAGGGGCCGATTACACGGCGACCGGCACGCAGACGCTGACCTTCCTGGCTGCGGACACGACCAAGACGATAACCGTTCCGACCATCGACGATAGCGCGATCGAATCCGCGGAGACGGTTCTCGTCAATCTTAGCGGTGCGACCAATGGTGCGACGATTTCCCGGGCGCAGGGTTCGGGCACGATCAACGATAACGATGCGCCTCCGGTTAGTTTTGCGATTGCCGATGCCAGCGTGACCGAGGGCGGGAATGTCGTCTTTACGGTGACGCGTTCCGGGGACACGAGCGGAGCTGTAACGGTTGCTTATGCCTCTTCCGATGGCACAGCGACGGCCGGAAGCGATTATACCGCTGTCTCTGGCACGCTAAGCTTTGCAGCGAACGAGACGAGCAAGACGATCACGGTTGCGACAACTGCTGATACCACCATTGAAAGCGATGAGACGTTTACGATGACCCTGTCGAACCCATCGACAGGAAGCATTACGACGGCGACCGCCACTGGGACGATCATCAACGATGATGTGGCGCCTGCCAATCTGGCCATCGACAGCGTCAGCGCAACGGAAGGCGGCAGCCTTGTCTTTACCGTCACCCGCTCTGGCAACACGGCAACCGCAGTCTCGGTAAACTATGCCTCCGCCAGCGGCACGGCGACCTCTGGCGCCGACTTTACGGCAGTCTCGGGCACGCTGAACTTTGCGGCGAACGAGACGACCAAGATCATCACGGTCGCCACAACCGATGACACCAGCGTTGAAGGGACTGAGATGTTTACCGTGACCCTCTCGGGGGCATCGGCGAATGCCACGATCACCACCGCTTCTGGCACGGGCACCATCAACGATAACGATGTGGCGAGCGTCAACTTCTCGATTGCCAATGCAGCGAGTGTCGAGGAGGGCAATTCTGCCACGTTCACGGTCACGAAGACGGGCTCTGCGTCCGGCACAACGACAGTCCAATATACCACAGCCAGTGGCACAGCCACCTCTGGCTCTGACTTTACGCCCACCTCTGGGACGCTGTCATTCAGCAGGTACCAGACGAGTAAGACGATCACGGTTCCCACTATCGATGATGCGGCTCAGGAGAGCACGGAGAACTTCACGGTTGTCTTGTCCAATCCGTCGACAGGAACGGGCATCACCAACTCGACTGCCACTGGCACCATTACGGATAATGATTCCGAGCCCCGGCTGAAAATCAACAGCGCCAGTGCGACGGAGGGTAGCCCGATTGTGTTCACGGTGACGCGTTCAGGCCTCACCACAACTGCGGTTAGCGTGAACTACGCAACCTCTTCAGGGACGGCCGCGTCGGGTACCGACTTCACGGCAGCCTCAGGGACGCTTAACTTCGCTGCCAACGAGACCAGCAAGACGATCAGTGTCTCGACCGTCAATGATAGCCTGACCGAGAGCAATGAGACATTCAATGTTACACTCTCTGGCGCAACGGGTGGGGCTATCATCAGCACCGCAACAGGCACCGGTACTATCATCGATAATGATCAAGCTTGGACCGCAAACCTTACTGTGGGCAGTACTAGCTGCAGTAGTCAATTTTGCTCTATATCGAGAGGGTACTCCCAGACGTCAGCCATTGGTAGTTTATCCAATACAACGTTCGGGGCTTATACAATAACTGCTATCAGTCAGACCGTTTCTAGCGGCTCACCTACAGGTCCATACCTAACCACTCTTCAAATGACAGGAAGCACCTCTCCACCAAACTCCGGATGGTCAACAATTACAATTCCGGGAATTGGAACGCTTAATAGAAGCGGTGCAAGTTATTCTGGCGGTAGTGGTACTGGAGCATCGTGGATGTGGTATAGTGTGCCCGGAGCCATCGCCAGTGGTGCAGTGATAATACAGTGA